The Bacteroidota bacterium DNA segment AGCACTCACTGGGGGTCTGGTACCTGACCACGGTGATTTTTCAGAACCTGGTGAAAAATCCGGTGAATCAGAATTCAGACGCTGCCCGGGCCTGTTTAATCCCAGAGAATATCCGGACCCTTCAGGCCGCTGCCTTGTTGCACGATCTCGGGCACTACCCGCATGCCCATTTACTTGAAAGCCAATCCTTCAGTCCTTCAGATCCGGAAGGCTTCCTGCACCATCAGGTACTTGCACGGGACATTATGAAGGAAAAAACCGATGGAGAATCCATTGAAGACATTCTTACCAATGAATGGCAGGTAAATCCAGAACGGGTCTTTGCAATTATCACCGGAGATAAATCGGCCGAACCTCTTGGCAAAATTGTCTCTGGAATTCTCGATCCCGATAAAATGGATTATCTCATCCGCGATGCCCATCACTGTGCTGTGCCGTACGCCAGCGTCGATATCTGGCGCCTGATCGAGTCTTTTGTGCTTGATTCCGAACGGAACCGGTTATCGGTATCCCCAAAGGGAATCGCCAGCTTTGAATCGCTCATGTTTTCGAAATACATGATGACCCGTCACATTTACTGGCATCATACGGTCAAAACCATGGGAACCATGCTCAAACGACTCATTCAGGATCTGTTGGATGAGGGCAGTCTGAAGCCCGGTGATCTGAAGCAGATTTTTTATGAATCAAATGATGAGCAGGTGCTGTCATCCATCCAGCAACTGACCTCGGGTTCTTCCGCTGGTTTTCTGACGCTTCTTGATCAGATCATAAAACGGAGACCATACAAAAAACTCCTGACCATCGGCTTTTCCCGCGGTACTCATGAAGCAGATCAGATAGCCGTGCCGGATGGCGTGATGGATCACCGGTCCGAACGTTTTGGCAAGGTGCCGGCAACCGATGACCCCGTGATCAGGAGGCTGAACAACCTGAATCTGGATCCGGTGGCCCGTAAAGAAATGGAAGCTCATCTGGCCCGTGTGATCATGAAGAGAACAGGTTTGCAGGTTGAACCATTCGAGGTTTTGCTGGACCTGCCCGGGTTTCATACCATTTTTGAGTACCGTGATCTGGATGAATTGCGTATCTGGAATCCGCAGACAGGTGTCTTTGATCCCTTTGTTGGTACTCCATTGACAGTTTTTCAACCGGATTGGATCTCACGGCTGGAAACATCAGCCCGCCAGATTCAGATTCTTGTTCATCCCCGTCTGGCCGGATTGCGTAACCAGAACTGGTCCTTTCTCAGGGAGGAACTGTTCAGGTGAAAGGTAGACTGGTAGGACTGATTATGCTCGCGGCCACCTCGGCTTACGGACAGTTTCCTTACCCGGATACGGCAACAGCCCCGCTGCCCGAAAAAATCATCGAAATGAAAAGTCACCGGCTCGCCCAATTCACCTGGTCGGCCATCCGCGCAGCGAATCCGTCTTTTGCTCTGATCAATGAAGGGGGAGTGTACCAGATCGGCTATTCTTCACAGTGGGCCTATATGGTGGGAAAGACCGGAAACGTCAAGGTGTTTGGTGAGTATACCTGGGTTCCTGAACGATTTATTCCTCATCTCTTTCATGCAGGCATTCAGACCGATATTGTCACATTCGTTGAACCAGGTCTGATATTCACCAACCGGTATGGGTTTACTCCCGGGATCGGGTTGTTTACCGATTTCCGGGATTATGGTTTGTCAGTCGAATATGCGGCCTGGTATGACCTGATTCAGTATACCCGGTTTTTTGCCCGTTACCGGTTTAATTTCTGGATTTCACAATCCAGTATCGGGTATCAGGATTTTGCTTTCGGACTGGGCTTACCCCTTTAATTTCGCGGCTTCCGGTCCGACGATTTCAGCCAGCAACTCCTTGTAACTTCCCAGCATGAGCTTGTAAAGAAGTTTTTTGAAGAAACCAGCCGAGGCCATGGTGGCCACAAAATGCTTTTTCGTCTGAATCATGACTTCCCTGAGGTATTTGGTTTCCATCGGATTCAGGGTGATATCGGCCTTTTTAGGGGCATCTTCCACCTTTTTCAGCAAAGTCTGAAGAAATGCTTTCTGCTGCCGGGCCTGAGGACTCTTCGGCATCTGGCTGATGCCATCCTTCAGTAATTTAACCAGTAGCTTGCGGGAGGATTTGGAAAGTTTGATCTTTTTCATAGTTTCATTCGATGGTGGAAGAGCGGTAAAAGGCCCGCAAAAATAACCCCATTGGTGTAATAATTCAAAGTGTAAAGGCCGAATGATGAGCTCTTTGGTTGTCATTGATATTGAAACCGCTGGTGTTCCCTGGGAGTCGATGTCAGAAGAGGAACAGGCCTACCTTCTTAAAAATTGTAAAACCGAAGAGGAAATACAGGCAGAGAAGGATAAAACCGGGTTGTATCCGCTGACCGGGCAGGTTGTTTCGGTGGCGCTCTACAATCCCGATACCGGTCATGGTCAGGTTCTTGTTCTTGAATCGGGAAATGCAGAAACCATCAGTTCAGCCGATTCCGATGGATTCACCTACCACGTACATGATGAAAAGTCCATGATTTCCTCGTTCTGGACTTTGGTCCGTTCCTTTGATACGGTGGTCACGTTTAACGGAAGGAATTTTGATATTCCATTTCTTCTGTTCAGGTCAATGGTTCATGGATTGAAACCTAGCCGGAATCTCATGCCTGCACGATTTCAATTGAGGGATCATCTCGATCTCATGGAAATTCTGACCTTTTTCGGATCCACCAGGCGGTTCAGCCTCGATTTTTACTGCCGGCGATTGGGAATTCCCAGCCCGAAAACCTCGGTTTCCGGCGAACAGGTTCCCATGCTGTTCGCTGCAGGTGATCTGATGAGCATTGCACGGTATAACAAACAGGATGTCATTGCCACGGCGCAATTGTTCCGGATGGTACAGTCCGTATATTTATGATCACGGTCAGATGGGAAATAACCGGTCGTGTTCAGGGCGTCGGTTTCCGGTATTTTGTCAGGGACCGGGCTGGGAAATTCAGGCTGACAGGTACAGTTTGTAACTGTCCGGATGGCTCGGTTGAAGTGGTGGTGCAGGGATTGCGTGAGGAACTGGACCAGTTCAGGGACGTCATAAAAAAAGGGAATGGCCTTTGCCGTGTGGATCGGCTGGTAGAATACCCGGCTGATTACGCCGGACCTTTTCAGACTTTTGAAATTATCAGATAAGGATTATCAGACATGTCACAGAATAATGGAAACGAACTGGTAGATAAGATTATCATTGCCTCCCTGGCCTTTTTGGGTGG contains these protein-coding regions:
- a CDS encoding HD domain-containing protein; the encoded protein is MTDPFDFLFDRSQGHIRIPIWGHIPLDRKVRKLIGHPHFFRLRGIKQLSFVEYVFPGATHSRFEHSLGVWYLTTVIFQNLVKNPVNQNSDAARACLIPENIRTLQAAALLHDLGHYPHAHLLESQSFSPSDPEGFLHHQVLARDIMKEKTDGESIEDILTNEWQVNPERVFAIITGDKSAEPLGKIVSGILDPDKMDYLIRDAHHCAVPYASVDIWRLIESFVLDSERNRLSVSPKGIASFESLMFSKYMMTRHIYWHHTVKTMGTMLKRLIQDLLDEGSLKPGDLKQIFYESNDEQVLSSIQQLTSGSSAGFLTLLDQIIKRRPYKKLLTIGFSRGTHEADQIAVPDGVMDHRSERFGKVPATDDPVIRRLNNLNLDPVARKEMEAHLARVIMKRTGLQVEPFEVLLDLPGFHTIFEYRDLDELRIWNPQTGVFDPFVGTPLTVFQPDWISRLETSARQIQILVHPRLAGLRNQNWSFLREELFR
- a CDS encoding ribonuclease H-like domain-containing protein, with translation MSSLVVIDIETAGVPWESMSEEEQAYLLKNCKTEEEIQAEKDKTGLYPLTGQVVSVALYNPDTGHGQVLVLESGNAETISSADSDGFTYHVHDEKSMISSFWTLVRSFDTVVTFNGRNFDIPFLLFRSMVHGLKPSRNLMPARFQLRDHLDLMEILTFFGSTRRFSLDFYCRRLGIPSPKTSVSGEQVPMLFAAGDLMSIARYNKQDVIATAQLFRMVQSVYL
- a CDS encoding acylphosphatase, which translates into the protein MITVRWEITGRVQGVGFRYFVRDRAGKFRLTGTVCNCPDGSVEVVVQGLREELDQFRDVIKKGNGLCRVDRLVEYPADYAGPFQTFEIIR